From the Cryptomeria japonica chromosome 2, Sugi_1.0, whole genome shotgun sequence genome, one window contains:
- the LOC131034079 gene encoding cytochrome P450 71AU50-like, translating to MAFSSYGAYWRQLREIFTTRLLSLRQIESFRHVRESETFAMVDGLFQNCKSAAAATPVNVSRLVGLLTNNMNCRMAFGRKFSEEEIDNRGFKDMIQEVFYLGGAFNVGDFIPWLQWMDLQRLVRRQKEAHKTFDAFIEKVIREHELHGDRDEFHADFVHELLALTRLDDDDEMKITRETVKAIIFDVLVGGSGTSTVALEWAMSEILLNPSIVKKIQEELDRVLGPQHKYVEESDLPQLEYLMAVVKESLRVHPPVPLLIPHECMDDCTIFGYDIPSKCRVIVNIWAINRDPTIWEKADVFKPERFVGNPIDVKGQNFEVLPFGSGRRGCPGQLLGFTVVELALANLLHCFDWRLPYGMNPNDLDMVEQFGLSTPRTQNLFAIPIPRQKVYALF from the exons ATGGCCTTCTCCTCCTACGGCGCATATTGGCGGCAGCTGCGCGAGATCTTCACCACCCGTCTGCTCAGCCTCCGCCAGATCGAATCATTCAGACATGTCAGAGAAAGCGAGACGTTTGCCATGGTTGACGGACTCTTTCAGAACTGTAAATCCGCCGCCGCCGCCACTCCTGTTAATGTTAGCAGGCTGGTGGGCTTGCTTACTAATAACATGAACTGCCGTATGGCGTTTGGAAGAAAGTTTTCGGAAGAGGAGATTGATAACAGAGGATTCAAGGACATGATTCAGGAGGTTTTTTATCTCGGTGGTGCTTTTAATGTGGGGGATTTTATTCCTTGGTTGCAGTGGATGGATTTGCAGCGCCTTGTGCGCCGCCAGAAGGAGGCTCATAAGACTTTTGACGCCTTCATTGAGAAAGTTATACGTGAGCATGAGTTGCATGGCGATCGAGACGAGTTTCATGCAGATTTCGTCCATGAATTGCTTGCCCTCACACGACTTGATGATGATGACGAGATGAAAATTACAAGGGAAACTGTCAAGGCTATCATTTTT GATGTTTTGGTTGGTGGAAGTGGCACTTCAACAGTGGCATTGGAGTGGGCAATGTCTGAAATATTGTTGAACCCTTCAATTGTGAAGAAAATACAAGAAGAGTTAGATAGGGTGCTGGGACCTCAACATAAATATGTAGAGGAGTCAGATCTTCCACAACTAGAGTACTTGATGGCCGTGGTGAAGGAATCATTGAGAGTCCATCCACCAGTGCCTCTACTTATTCCACATGAATGCATGGATGATTGCACTATTTTTGGTTATGATATTCCTAGTAAGTGTCGTGTAATAGTGAATATTTGGGCCATTAATAGAGATCCTACTATATGGGAGAAGGCTGATGTGTTCAAACCAGAGAGATTTGTTGGCAAccccattgatgtcaaaggccaAAATTTTGAGGTTCTACCCTTTGGATCGGGTAGGAGAGGATGCCCGGGTCAACTTCTAGGATTTACTGTTGTGGAGCTTGCCTTGGCAAATCTATTGCATTGCTTCGACTGGAGACTTCCATATGGAATGAATCCAAATGATTTAGATATGGTAGAGCAATTTGGGTTGTCCACACCAAGGACACAAAATCTCTTTGCTATTCCCATCCCTCGTCAAAAAGTATACGCATTATTCTAA